Genomic DNA from bacterium:
AACTATGACTACTCTAACACCCGCCTCTGAAAAAGAAAAAATAAAAGCTCGTGAAGGAATAATTTCCATTCTCGAAGATATCCAGGCTAAATACGGATATCTGCCTGAGAAGGAGCTTAGATCTGTTTCAGAGGTGACTGGAAAATCTCTCGTAGATATTTACGGAGTTGCAACTTTTTATAAATCATTCAGCCTGAAACCTCGCGGCAAACATGTAGTTTCTGTTTGTCTTGGTACAGCTTGCCATGTCAGAGGAGGACCAACCATCAAGAAGGAGTTTGAGCACCGGCTGAATGTTCGACCGGGTGAAACGACTGCTGATAAAGAATTCACCCTTGAAACTGTAGCCTGTCTCGGAGCCTGTGCATTAGGACCGATAGTAGTTGCAGACGGTCATTACTTCTCCAAAGTCATCACACCAAAAGTAAAACAAATCTTAGATAAAACACGCGAAGGATTAGATAAAGTAGAAATTCAAACTGATCAAAGAATATTTCCTGTTGAAATAAGTTGTGCACGATGTAATCATAGCTTGATGGATACAGAACATCTGGTCGATTATCATCCTTCCATACGAGTTACAATTTCATTTGAAAGAAAGCACGGCTGGTTGAGATTGTCAAGTTTGTATGGCAGCTACAATATAGAATCTGAATATGAAATACCGGAAGATACTGTTGTGAATTTTTTCTGTCCTCACTGCCACACCGAACTAAGAGGCGCCGCAAATTGTGTTGAATGTGGTTCGCCTATGGTACCAATGATCGTGAAAGGCGGCGGCGTTATTCAGATATGTTCAAAGAGGGGCTGTAAAGGACATATGCTTGATCTCTCAGGAGGTATTTATGGATAATAATCGTTTAATAAATTCTGAATTTATCTTGGGGGTTTGGTTATGTCAACATTAAAATCTATTTATGAATTTAGAGAGCTTAAAAGCAGAATTAAAGCCGATCGTGATACCAGCATTCCGACAATTGTCATTTCTGCAGGAACATGCGGACAAGCAAGCGGTGCTAACGACCTTATCCGAATAGCAAAGCGCGAATTAATTTCGAACGGTTTGACTAACAGAATTCACCTCCGAATTACCGGTTGTCACGGCTTTTGCGAAATGGAACCATCAGTTCTGATAGAACCATCACGTGTGTTTTACCCGAAGGTATCAACAGAAAACATGAGCAAAATCATCAAATCAATTTACCGGGAAGAAATTTTAGACGATCTGCTTTTTCATGATCCTGAAACCGGCAAACCGATTTTAAGACAGGATGATATTCCATTTTATAAAAAACAAAAACGAACTTTGCTTTCAATGAATGAAAAGATAGATCCGATTCGTTTATTTGATTATCTGGAAACAGGCGGTTACGATTCATTTGTTAAAGTGCTGGAAGCAGCAAATCCAAACTGGGTTGTTCAGGAAGTTAAGCATTCAGGCTTGCGTGGTCGTGGCGGCGGCGGTTTTGCAACCGGAACAAAATGGGAAATGCTTGCGACACAAAGAAACGGAAGAGAAAAATATCTTGTTTGCAATGCTGATGAAGGAGATCCCGGTG
This window encodes:
- a CDS encoding NAD(P)H-dependent oxidoreductase subunit E, with amino-acid sequence MTTLTPASEKEKIKAREGIISILEDIQAKYGYLPEKELRSVSEVTGKSLVDIYGVATFYKSFSLKPRGKHVVSVCLGTACHVRGGPTIKKEFEHRLNVRPGETTADKEFTLETVACLGACALGPIVVADGHYFSKVITPKVKQILDKTREGLDKVEIQTDQRIFPVEISCARCNHSLMDTEHLVDYHPSIRVTISFERKHGWLRLSSLYGSYNIESEYEIPEDTVVNFFCPHCHTELRGAANCVECGSPMVPMIVKGGGVIQICSKRGCKGHMLDLSGGIYG